One genomic segment of Chitinophaga sancti includes these proteins:
- the murA gene encoding UDP-N-acetylglucosamine 1-carboxyvinyltransferase has protein sequence MSSAFEVRGGNRLKGEIVPQGAKNEALQIVSAVLLTPEKVTISNIPDILDVNLLIELLGDMGVKINRISRDTCEFQADQINLPYLESAEFKKKSGRLRGSVMIAGPLLARFGKAYIPKPGGDKIGRRRLDTHIIGFEKLGAQFVYDNDDNYFRLEAGDGGLKGTYMLLDEPSVTGTANIVMAAVMANGTTTIYNAACEPYLQQLSKMLNSMGAKISGVGSNLLTIEGVTSLKGCSHRMLPDMIEIGSFIGLAAMTQSEITIKGAGVQHLGIIPEKFRQLGIQLEIQGDDIYIPAQDKYEIQTFLDGSILTISDHPWPGFTPDLLSIVLVVATQASGSVMIHQKMFESRLFFVDKLIDMGAQIVLCDPHRAVVIGLGRQHKLRGITMSSPDIRAGVSLLIAALSAEGKSTIQNIEQIDRGYQYIDERLRKLGADIKRV, from the coding sequence GTGAGTAGTGCTTTTGAAGTAAGAGGAGGCAACCGTCTTAAAGGGGAAATTGTGCCCCAGGGTGCCAAAAATGAAGCTTTACAGATTGTCAGTGCTGTTTTACTAACTCCCGAAAAGGTGACCATCAGCAATATTCCGGATATCCTGGATGTAAACCTGCTGATAGAGTTGTTGGGTGATATGGGGGTGAAAATTAACAGGATTAGCCGTGACACCTGCGAATTTCAGGCTGATCAGATCAACCTTCCTTATCTGGAAAGTGCAGAATTCAAAAAGAAATCAGGACGACTGAGAGGTTCTGTCATGATAGCTGGCCCATTACTCGCCCGCTTTGGCAAAGCCTACATCCCTAAACCCGGAGGTGATAAAATAGGTCGCCGCCGTCTCGATACCCACATTATTGGGTTCGAAAAGCTGGGTGCCCAGTTCGTATATGATAATGATGATAATTACTTCAGGCTTGAAGCTGGCGATGGTGGCCTGAAAGGTACATACATGCTGCTGGACGAGCCTTCGGTAACAGGTACAGCCAATATCGTAATGGCGGCTGTGATGGCAAATGGTACAACCACCATCTATAATGCTGCCTGCGAACCTTATCTGCAACAGCTGTCAAAAATGCTGAACAGCATGGGTGCTAAGATCAGTGGAGTAGGGTCTAACCTCCTTACCATCGAAGGGGTCACTTCTCTCAAAGGCTGCAGCCATCGTATGCTGCCTGATATGATTGAGATCGGTTCCTTCATTGGTCTGGCTGCAATGACACAAAGCGAAATCACGATCAAAGGTGCCGGTGTGCAGCACCTGGGTATAATTCCTGAAAAGTTCCGTCAACTGGGTATTCAGCTGGAGATCCAGGGCGATGATATCTATATTCCCGCACAGGACAAATATGAAATCCAGACTTTCCTGGATGGATCTATCCTCACTATCTCTGACCACCCATGGCCAGGCTTTACGCCAGACCTGCTGAGTATTGTACTCGTGGTTGCCACACAGGCATCAGGTAGTGTAATGATCCATCAGAAGATGTTTGAAAGCCGTTTGTTCTTTGTGGACAAACTGATCGATATGGGTGCCCAGATCGTACTTTGTGATCCTCACCGTGCAGTGGTGATAGGCCTGGGCCGTCAGCATAAACTGAGAGGTATTACTATGTCATCACCTGATATCAGGGCGGGTGTATCTCTGCTTATAGCTGCATTAAGTGCAGAAGGTAAGAGTACCATCCAGAATATTGAGCAGATCGATCGCGGATATCAGTACATCGATGAGCGCCTGCGTAAGCTGGGGGCAGATATCAAGAGAGTATAA
- the gmk gene encoding guanylate kinase yields MANKIIIITAPSGAGKTTIVKQLLSEMPQLAFSISATTRKAREQEVNGKDYYFLTQEDFHDKIEEHAFAEYEMVYAGKYYGTLKSELERIWHNGQTPMVDIDVKGALSIKEHYQEAALTIFIQPPTLDALRVRLSERGTETQASLEERLGKARYELSFSHQFDEIVINDKLPVAYAEVKALVEAFLK; encoded by the coding sequence ATGGCTAATAAGATCATTATTATCACCGCCCCTTCCGGAGCAGGAAAAACCACCATCGTTAAGCAACTGTTATCAGAGATGCCGCAGCTGGCATTTTCCATTTCTGCAACTACACGTAAAGCGAGAGAGCAGGAAGTGAATGGAAAGGATTATTATTTCCTGACCCAGGAAGATTTTCATGATAAGATAGAGGAACATGCATTTGCCGAGTATGAAATGGTGTATGCCGGTAAGTATTATGGTACATTGAAGTCAGAGCTGGAACGCATCTGGCACAATGGGCAGACGCCAATGGTAGACATTGATGTTAAGGGTGCACTGAGTATCAAGGAGCATTATCAGGAAGCTGCGTTGACTATCTTTATTCAACCCCCTACACTCGATGCCCTCAGGGTTCGTCTGAGTGAGCGGGGTACAGAAACCCAGGCTTCGCTGGAAGAACGATTGGGGAAAGCCCGCTATGAGCTTTCTTTCTCGCATCAGTTTGATGAAATTGTGATCAATGATAAATTACCAGTCGCTTATGCAGAAGTAAAAGCGCTGGTAGAGGCCTTTTTAAAATAA
- a CDS encoding hemolysin family protein, giving the protein MDTYTLPILAFLVLLAGFFAGLETAFANVNKLSIELKKKQGRATGKILASFNDNPSRFLATSLLGLTITIVIYGILFAGFFQPLWNKVLSPQESTSYQPLLLLMELLLATLILLTFGFFLPRAIFRSRPEGLLSFFALPISVISKPLFVVGSLLVSVSEWILKYLFNVRIIETATSFPRVDVEHFIRQSQQHVTENQELNTELFENALSLAHVKIRGCLIPRKEIEALEINSPIAQAQRKFMDTKLSKVIIYENTIDNILGYIHQLDMFKGPTDIQAILHPILAVPETMSAIDLLGKFNKERKSIAWVVDEFGGTAGIVTIEDVLEEIFGEIKDEHDEEEFVDKQIAEKEYIFSGRLELDYLNEKYGFDFPEDESETLSGYIINHHETIPRQKERIIINDYEFEIINVTETRIEMIKMKVLG; this is encoded by the coding sequence ATGGATACTTATACACTCCCAATACTGGCATTCCTGGTATTGCTGGCAGGTTTCTTCGCCGGGCTGGAAACAGCTTTCGCCAATGTGAACAAACTTAGCATTGAGCTCAAGAAGAAACAAGGCCGCGCTACCGGAAAGATCCTTGCCAGTTTTAATGATAACCCCTCGCGTTTTCTGGCTACCAGCCTGCTGGGCCTTACGATTACGATCGTTATCTATGGCATTCTGTTCGCCGGATTCTTTCAGCCCCTTTGGAACAAAGTACTCTCCCCACAGGAAAGTACCAGCTATCAGCCCCTGTTATTGTTAATGGAATTGCTGCTGGCGACCCTGATATTACTTACATTCGGTTTCTTCCTGCCCCGTGCTATATTCCGCTCCCGGCCTGAAGGACTGCTCAGTTTCTTTGCCCTGCCTATATCAGTGATTTCAAAACCACTGTTTGTAGTAGGTAGTCTGCTCGTATCAGTATCTGAATGGATACTGAAATATCTTTTTAACGTCAGGATTATAGAAACCGCTACCTCTTTCCCACGTGTGGATGTGGAGCATTTTATACGCCAGTCGCAACAGCATGTGACCGAAAACCAGGAGCTGAATACTGAGTTGTTCGAAAATGCCCTATCCCTTGCACATGTCAAGATCCGTGGTTGTCTCATTCCCCGCAAGGAAATAGAGGCCCTGGAGATAAATAGTCCTATTGCACAGGCACAGCGCAAGTTTATGGACACCAAGCTGTCTAAGGTCATCATTTACGAAAACACCATCGATAATATACTCGGTTATATTCACCAGCTGGATATGTTCAAAGGCCCTACTGATATTCAGGCCATTCTGCACCCTATCTTGGCTGTACCTGAGACGATGAGTGCCATCGACCTGTTGGGCAAGTTCAATAAAGAGCGTAAAAGCATTGCCTGGGTAGTAGATGAATTTGGTGGTACCGCTGGTATTGTAACCATCGAAGATGTACTCGAGGAAATATTCGGGGAAATCAAGGACGAACACGATGAGGAAGAGTTTGTAGACAAGCAGATCGCAGAAAAAGAATATATTTTCTCCGGTCGTCTGGAACTCGATTATCTCAATGAAAAATATGGATTTGATTTTCCTGAAGATGAAAGTGAGACCCTGTCAGGTTATATCATTAATCATCACGAGACTATTCCTCGTCAAAAAGAACGCATTATTATCAATGATTATGAGTTCGAAATAATTAATGTGACTGAGACACGCATCGAAATGATTAAGATGAAAGTACTCGGATAA
- the tatC gene encoding twin-arginine translocase subunit TatC — protein MFKRLFANNNEKAEMTFFDHLDELRGHLFRAAVAIVVFGIIGWVYTNEILDRIVFGPTNRDFPSYIALCKISHATGLGDKLCITPVDIVFQNHILTGQIMLQFKLAFIVGLVLGFPYIFWEFWRFVKPALKEREIKGARGIIFWVSFQFFLGICFSYFLMAPFTINFLAGYTVTTKAVNQFFIDDYFDLMTQIVIGMGVLFELPVLIFFLTKIGLITPTFLRTYRRHAIVIILVLAAVITPPDVIDQLIVFTPLYLLYEISIYISVRALKGMDDKEKEPEIEEWS, from the coding sequence ATGTTCAAGAGACTTTTTGCAAATAACAATGAGAAAGCGGAGATGACTTTCTTTGACCACCTGGATGAACTAAGAGGGCATCTGTTCCGCGCTGCTGTAGCAATTGTGGTGTTTGGTATCATCGGTTGGGTATATACAAATGAAATACTGGATAGAATTGTTTTTGGTCCTACTAATAGGGATTTTCCTTCCTATATCGCACTGTGTAAAATTAGCCACGCAACCGGGCTGGGAGATAAGCTCTGTATTACCCCGGTGGATATAGTATTTCAGAACCATATCCTGACGGGGCAAATCATGCTCCAGTTCAAGCTGGCGTTTATTGTCGGCCTGGTATTAGGCTTTCCTTATATCTTCTGGGAATTCTGGCGCTTTGTAAAACCGGCACTGAAAGAAAGAGAAATAAAAGGAGCAAGAGGTATTATCTTCTGGGTATCCTTCCAGTTCTTCTTAGGGATCTGCTTCAGTTATTTCCTGATGGCGCCTTTTACGATCAACTTCCTGGCTGGCTATACCGTAACGACCAAAGCTGTCAATCAGTTTTTCATAGATGACTACTTCGATCTGATGACCCAGATCGTAATTGGTATGGGTGTATTATTTGAATTGCCCGTACTCATCTTCTTCCTTACCAAGATCGGATTGATTACACCTACTTTCCTGCGCACCTACCGTCGTCACGCAATCGTGATAATACTGGTACTGGCAGCGGTAATCACTCCACCTGACGTAATTGACCAGCTGATCGTATTTACACCTTTATATTTGCTATATGAAATCAGTATCTATATATCTGTTAGAGCACTGAAAGGTATGGACGATAAAGAAAAAGAACCGGAAATAGAAGAGTGGTCCTGA
- the rpiB gene encoding ribose 5-phosphate isomerase B translates to MSQQTTFNLSLPIAIGSDHAGFDYKEEIISYLEAKGLQVKDVGAFSSESADYPDFAHPVATLVEREQAAFGILVCGSGNGVAITANKHQGIRAAICWGEELSRLSRCHNNANVLCVPARFVDDTVAKQMVDVFINTPFEGGRHENRVRKIACL, encoded by the coding sequence ATGTCACAACAAACAACATTCAATTTGTCTTTGCCAATAGCCATCGGCTCTGATCACGCTGGCTTCGACTACAAGGAAGAGATTATTTCATACCTGGAAGCAAAAGGTTTACAGGTTAAGGATGTCGGTGCATTCTCTAGTGAATCGGCCGATTATCCTGACTTCGCTCATCCCGTAGCGACACTGGTAGAACGAGAGCAGGCAGCGTTTGGCATACTCGTGTGTGGGAGTGGTAATGGCGTAGCAATTACAGCTAATAAACACCAGGGTATTCGTGCAGCGATCTGTTGGGGCGAAGAACTGTCCCGCCTGTCCCGCTGTCATAACAATGCAAATGTGTTGTGCGTACCTGCCCGCTTTGTAGATGATACGGTGGCAAAACAAATGGTAGACGTATTCATAAACACCCCATTTGAAGGTGGCAGACATGAAAACAGAGTTAGAAAAATCGCCTGCTTATAA